From Sulfuracidifex tepidarius, one genomic window encodes:
- a CDS encoding MarR family winged helix-turn-helix transcriptional regulator: MENWELILRGFRDLRRLLQREAEQVGVSVTEVQILYQIIDGPKKMGEIADMVGISKSSTTELIDKMESKGLLERGRGEDKRIVFVKITEKGISTLNETRARYKFLIEQILKEVKEDEVLIFFKKVEEILDSPPRSSSR, encoded by the coding sequence GTGGAAAATTGGGAATTAATACTAAGAGGATTCAGAGACCTCAGGAGACTTCTACAAAGGGAAGCTGAACAAGTAGGGGTCAGCGTCACCGAGGTACAGATCCTTTACCAGATAATTGACGGTCCGAAGAAAATGGGGGAGATTGCAGACATGGTAGGGATAAGCAAATCTTCAACTACGGAGTTGATAGACAAGATGGAGAGCAAAGGACTCCTTGAAAGAGGCAGAGGAGAAGACAAGAGGATAGTGTTCGTTAAGATAACAGAGAAGGGAATTAGCACTCTGAATGAAACCAGAGCTAGATACAAGTTCTTGATAGAGCAAATCTTGAAAGAAGTGAAAGAAGACGAAGTTTTAATCTTCTTCAAGAAAGTCGAGGAAATACTCGACTCACCTCCAAGGTCAAGCTCACGTTAG
- a CDS encoding MFS transporter: MQSKWLALTNTSIAIFMAFANYNMIIIALPAIFSGLNFNPENPSAIAYLIWLILGYMVVTSTLVVTFGRISDTFGRARLYTLGFVIFTVASALLASVTATGNQGILELIAFRLLQGVGGGFLMVNSSAVLTDYFPRNELGRALGLNQIAGLIGGIVGLILGGVLSTIDWRFIFLVNVPVGIVGSIWSYLTLKDVGTKNTAKIHVLDNALFGGFLTLLLISVTYMLVPYGGSQFGFSNPIVIAGLPISLILFGAFLYEERRIPNPMFNLSLFKSRLFSASVSSNMIASLVRQGITIMLILLLEGIWLPLHGYSFSSVPFWAGIFLIPNLIGYAIFGPLSGYLSDRFGTVKFEGIGMLATAIGLFMLYIMPYDFNYLYFASAIFIIGAGMGIFTSPNTADIMRAVNPQYRGVASGMRAALGNTASTLSVSMYFIIIISGMAIALPSSLARVGINFNLPAAVALFSALLGYDPLTPFASKLPPSLAAEVSQPSFFANAIAPAFIQGFDEVILISLIATILAGLISVIGGRSGKLGINTKRIQRPQETSTKGS; this comes from the coding sequence ATGCAATCGAAGTGGTTAGCTCTAACTAATACATCAATAGCAATATTCATGGCATTCGCTAACTATAACATGATAATTATCGCTTTACCTGCAATATTCTCAGGGTTGAACTTCAATCCCGAAAACCCTTCAGCGATAGCTTACCTGATCTGGCTGATACTGGGTTACATGGTTGTGACCTCGACCTTGGTTGTGACCTTCGGAAGAATATCCGATACCTTCGGAAGAGCCAGGCTGTATACTCTGGGTTTCGTGATCTTTACCGTCGCGTCTGCCCTTTTAGCTTCCGTAACAGCCACGGGTAATCAAGGTATACTGGAACTCATAGCGTTTAGGCTTCTTCAGGGCGTAGGAGGAGGGTTTTTGATGGTTAACAGTTCTGCAGTTCTCACGGACTACTTCCCCAGGAACGAGCTCGGGAGAGCTTTGGGACTGAACCAAATAGCTGGTTTAATAGGAGGTATAGTAGGACTAATTCTTGGCGGAGTACTATCCACAATTGATTGGAGGTTCATATTCCTAGTGAACGTCCCAGTGGGAATAGTAGGATCTATCTGGTCTTACTTGACCCTGAAGGACGTGGGAACCAAAAATACAGCGAAAATACACGTACTCGATAACGCGTTATTTGGAGGTTTCCTCACTCTTCTCTTGATATCAGTGACCTACATGCTTGTCCCCTACGGCGGCTCTCAGTTCGGGTTCAGCAATCCCATAGTGATAGCTGGACTCCCAATCTCTCTGATCCTGTTCGGAGCTTTCCTCTATGAGGAGAGACGAATACCCAATCCAATGTTCAACCTTAGCCTCTTCAAGTCCAGGCTATTCTCTGCGTCCGTATCATCTAACATGATAGCGTCGCTTGTAAGGCAAGGGATAACTATCATGCTGATTCTCTTGCTTGAGGGGATATGGCTTCCATTACACGGATATTCGTTCTCTTCAGTTCCGTTCTGGGCTGGGATATTCCTGATACCTAACTTGATTGGGTATGCAATATTCGGTCCGCTCAGCGGTTATCTTTCAGATAGGTTCGGCACGGTGAAATTCGAAGGAATAGGTATGCTCGCTACGGCTATAGGTCTGTTCATGTTGTACATCATGCCCTACGATTTCAATTACCTCTACTTCGCTTCAGCTATCTTCATTATAGGTGCTGGAATGGGAATATTCACTTCACCCAACACTGCAGACATAATGAGGGCTGTTAACCCACAGTACCGCGGAGTAGCCTCGGGAATGAGGGCAGCTCTGGGAAACACCGCGTCCACGTTAAGCGTAAGCATGTACTTCATCATCATAATCAGCGGAATGGCAATAGCTCTGCCCAGTTCATTAGCTAGAGTGGGAATAAACTTCAACTTGCCTGCTGCGGTAGCTCTATTTTCGGCGCTCCTAGGTTACGATCCTTTGACTCCGTTCGCGTCTAAGCTTCCTCCATCTCTAGCAGCTGAAGTGTCACAACCCAGCTTCTTCGCTAACGCTATAGCCCCTGCGTTCATACAAGGTTTTGATGAAGTAATATTAATATCTCTCATTGCTACGATATTAGCAGGTCTAATATCAGTAATCGGTGGTAGAAGTGGAAAATTGGGAATTAATACTAAGAGGATTCAGAGACCTCAGGAGACTTCTACAAAGGGAAGCTGA
- a CDS encoding DEAD/DEAH box helicase → MKDLLSLFYEKYDEASNESFLITAPTGSGKTHLAKSLLVTRSKVVVYVSPLKALSREVYLDVMNKRQGVIYADSEVYENDLRTFNGEVLLATYEKFDSAIRHRYKWLKDVSMVIIDEVHNVEGDRGIPIESIVAWAKANMVPIVALSATLPNVEKYAKWLNAKLIEVKKRSVPLHECVAYPYVLRCFDNGFDTELDVPNLSNSKLAVLLGVVTYVTGALNKNCLVFVKSRASTEQLKNTLMKFGVHAEAYHSGLAYDVKKRIVEDFKGGRLNVLISTTALGQGVNLPVFSTIFYDTVLPTTDDKGNFTGWRDLDPMEFRQIAGRAGRPSYDKEGIAVIVTDTVVKAERFWEKFFLSKMKDGDKRGKTENLILGIISWAGRITEENLKKTLEGTLKFRDETTKLEEYLKKLNDLGLIKKDKEIALSELGVAVSMSYIDVDSIRGLDLEGKEEIVKTVTNAPDVVASLRGCKEGETFLRNWASGENIDNLCPKLSSKDLEEVISNARWISFAYFRLLKALDNPKYEEAWRFHVSLKNGFPYEYRGISKLGVDRGTATELIKKSKCEDEIDVCIMMGSPSFRGMMISKGYSDVCKKVYGEFQIVYDMMRCVEEYRGKVVPRREIIRKYGMDSYEELKRRGFITDVDKNTCEVHDSRQERKDVEKQEER, encoded by the coding sequence GTGAAGGATTTACTTTCGCTTTTCTATGAAAAATATGACGAAGCCTCAAACGAGAGTTTCCTGATCACAGCACCAACTGGGTCAGGAAAGACTCATCTAGCCAAGAGCCTCTTGGTAACCAGAAGCAAGGTTGTGGTATACGTCTCTCCATTAAAGGCGTTATCAAGAGAAGTATACCTCGACGTGATGAACAAGAGACAAGGGGTCATATATGCTGACTCAGAAGTCTATGAGAACGACTTGAGGACTTTTAACGGGGAAGTCCTATTGGCCACTTACGAGAAGTTCGACAGCGCAATAAGGCATAGGTACAAGTGGTTAAAGGACGTGAGCATGGTTATCATAGATGAGGTTCACAACGTTGAAGGGGACAGAGGTATACCGATAGAGAGCATCGTAGCCTGGGCAAAGGCTAACATGGTCCCCATTGTCGCCCTGAGCGCAACGCTTCCTAATGTCGAGAAGTACGCCAAGTGGCTTAACGCCAAGTTAATCGAGGTAAAGAAGAGGAGCGTCCCTCTTCATGAATGCGTTGCTTACCCATACGTCCTGAGGTGCTTCGATAACGGTTTCGACACGGAGCTGGACGTACCTAACCTGAGTAACTCCAAGCTAGCAGTACTCCTGGGCGTGGTGACATACGTCACGGGGGCCTTGAACAAGAACTGTCTGGTATTCGTGAAGAGCAGAGCTTCAACGGAACAGCTGAAGAACACTCTGATGAAGTTCGGAGTTCACGCCGAGGCTTACCACAGCGGGTTAGCCTACGACGTAAAAAAGAGGATCGTTGAGGACTTCAAAGGAGGGAGACTGAACGTCCTGATCTCTACGACTGCTTTAGGCCAAGGAGTTAACTTGCCCGTATTCTCTACAATATTTTATGATACGGTGTTACCAACTACAGACGATAAGGGAAACTTCACGGGTTGGCGTGACCTAGACCCTATGGAGTTCAGGCAGATCGCTGGGAGAGCTGGGAGGCCTTCCTACGACAAGGAAGGAATAGCAGTGATAGTCACGGACACGGTAGTGAAAGCTGAGAGGTTTTGGGAGAAGTTCTTCCTCTCTAAGATGAAGGACGGAGATAAGAGGGGCAAGACTGAGAACCTTATCCTTGGAATAATTTCATGGGCTGGAAGAATAACAGAGGAAAACCTCAAGAAAACACTTGAGGGTACACTCAAGTTTAGAGATGAAACTACAAAACTGGAGGAATACTTAAAGAAGCTCAACGACCTTGGGTTGATAAAGAAGGATAAAGAGATAGCATTGAGCGAGCTGGGAGTAGCTGTCTCCATGAGTTACATAGACGTAGACTCAATCAGGGGGCTAGACCTTGAAGGAAAGGAGGAAATAGTGAAGACAGTAACCAACGCTCCTGACGTCGTAGCGTCTCTCAGAGGTTGCAAGGAAGGCGAGACGTTCCTAAGGAACTGGGCTTCTGGAGAGAACATAGATAACCTCTGCCCGAAACTGAGCTCCAAGGATCTGGAGGAAGTGATCTCAAACGCGAGGTGGATTTCGTTCGCATATTTCAGACTTCTGAAAGCGTTGGACAACCCTAAGTACGAAGAGGCGTGGAGGTTCCACGTTTCCTTGAAGAACGGCTTTCCCTACGAATATAGGGGTATCTCTAAACTCGGAGTTGATAGAGGCACGGCCACAGAGTTGATTAAGAAGTCTAAATGCGAAGATGAAATTGACGTATGCATCATGATGGGGTCGCCCTCCTTCAGGGGGATGATGATCAGTAAGGGATACTCAGACGTATGCAAGAAAGTTTACGGCGAGTTCCAGATAGTTTATGATATGATGAGATGTGTCGAAGAATACAGAGGAAAGGTAGTTCCGAGGAGAGAAATAATCAGGAAGTACGGAATGGACTCCTATGAGGAACTTAAGAGGAGAGGATTTATCACAGATGTAGATAAGAACACATGTGAAGTTCATGACAGCAGACAAGAAAGGAAAGACGTTGAGAAACAAGAAGAAAGGTAG
- a CDS encoding APC family permease, which yields MSKEEISVPEAIAVGLGAIIGAGIFVLSGAAISLAGSYSILAFLFIGALSVLVAMSLGELTTIFPHEKGSTYSYVFKAFGHELGLLTGIMVYFSFSTSISAVAEGFGSYLSSALHEPSLSLIFAAILVVVLTLVNLSGVQKAAKTDLVLVAIKLSVLSVFIIFSFSFAFLHFSLSLRLNAFSDRSAPFLLL from the coding sequence GTGAGCAAAGAGGAAATTTCCGTACCAGAAGCCATTGCCGTAGGCTTAGGTGCAATAATAGGAGCTGGAATATTTGTACTTTCAGGGGCTGCTATCTCTCTGGCTGGGTCGTACTCAATTTTGGCATTCCTGTTCATTGGAGCACTGAGCGTTCTTGTAGCTATGTCTCTAGGAGAACTCACCACAATTTTCCCCCACGAAAAAGGTTCAACATATTCTTACGTGTTCAAAGCATTTGGACATGAATTGGGACTCTTGACTGGGATCATGGTATACTTCAGTTTTTCTACTTCTATTTCTGCGGTGGCAGAGGGATTCGGATCTTATCTCTCCTCAGCTCTTCATGAACCCTCTCTCTCACTGATTTTTGCTGCTATTTTAGTAGTTGTGCTGACCTTAGTTAATTTGTCAGGAGTTCAGAAGGCAGCCAAGACTGACCTTGTACTCGTTGCAATCAAGTTGAGCGTTCTATCCGTATTCATAATATTTTCATTCTCTTTCGCTTTTCTCCACTTCTCTCTCTCACTTCGCCTCAACGCCTTCTCAGACCGAAGTGCTCCCTTTCTTCTCCTCTAG
- a CDS encoding APC family permease — MLPFFSSSIAIFFAYTGFQVITSFADDVTGGPRNAAKSVIYSVLISMVFYVLVVISMIFLVPVSQFKIDADPLSYALAYSHAPSWLHVLVDVGGMIATASATLAKVLASGRTLYQISVDMNLPKFLAKYDSSKDVAPVATIVSSIIAFITFFAGNIYVIAAISNFGLMFSFIMSNLALFHFRKRGIRGTYTMPFFPVTVIISTLMLLSLMLGFPREALVINMVIIIIILLISYILKDLKEINHFFKSKVESKTSAPIFFKKATIINSRK; from the coding sequence GTGCTCCCTTTCTTCTCCTCTAGCATTGCAATATTTTTCGCGTATACCGGGTTTCAGGTCATAACGTCTTTTGCTGACGACGTTACGGGAGGACCTAGAAACGCTGCTAAGTCCGTGATCTATTCAGTATTGATAAGCATGGTCTTTTACGTTCTAGTCGTGATCTCAATGATATTCTTAGTTCCTGTGAGCCAGTTTAAGATCGATGCTGATCCCCTCTCGTATGCCTTGGCTTACTCTCACGCCCCTTCTTGGCTCCATGTTTTAGTTGACGTAGGAGGAATGATCGCTACGGCTTCAGCTACTCTGGCCAAGGTGTTAGCTTCTGGTAGGACTCTCTATCAGATCTCAGTCGACATGAACTTACCGAAGTTCCTTGCAAAGTACGATAGCTCCAAGGACGTGGCTCCTGTAGCAACCATCGTTTCTTCAATTATAGCATTTATTACTTTCTTTGCAGGAAATATATATGTAATAGCAGCAATAAGTAACTTCGGTCTCATGTTTTCCTTTATCATGAGTAATCTAGCTTTGTTTCACTTCAGGAAAAGGGGTATACGCGGAACATATACTATGCCGTTTTTCCCAGTCACAGTAATAATCTCTACCTTGATGTTGCTTTCCCTGATGTTGGGATTTCCAAGAGAAGCTCTTGTAATAAACATGGTAATTATAATTATCATACTATTGATTTCCTATATACTAAAGGATTTAAAGGAAATCAATCATTTTTTCAAAAGCAAAGTAGAATCAAAAACTTCAGCTCCTATCTTTTTTAAAAAAGCGACTATTATAAACTCTAGAAAATAA
- a CDS encoding ABC transporter ATP-binding protein, which produces MDVPERKFVSITGPSGVGKSTLLRNLGGFITPSEGEVLLLGKKVVKPTPKISLIHQSIVTFPWMTALENVALSVKSVKKVSQAEAEKVARKMLELVGLRGFEDFYPKEMSGGMRQRVAIARALAVDPIVLLMDEPFSHLDELTAEGLRNEVYNILFNEENSLSSVVMVSHNLKEIVELSDIVYVMNGRPAEIVGEIYIDIPRPRKMDDPKFEEYMDKLFSMLTPIPVKGERK; this is translated from the coding sequence ATTGATGTGCCTGAAAGGAAGTTCGTTTCTATTACAGGTCCTTCAGGCGTTGGCAAGTCTACCCTGCTTAGAAACCTTGGTGGTTTCATCACTCCTTCTGAGGGCGAAGTTCTACTTTTGGGAAAGAAAGTTGTGAAACCTACACCTAAGATTTCTCTAATTCATCAGTCCATAGTTACATTTCCGTGGATGACCGCTCTCGAGAATGTAGCCCTATCAGTGAAGAGCGTAAAGAAAGTCAGCCAAGCTGAGGCTGAGAAAGTCGCAAGGAAGATGCTGGAGCTAGTCGGTTTGAGGGGATTTGAGGATTTCTACCCCAAGGAAATGAGCGGTGGAATGAGGCAAAGGGTAGCCATAGCTAGAGCCTTGGCTGTAGACCCCATAGTCCTACTTATGGACGAGCCGTTCAGTCACCTAGACGAGCTTACCGCTGAAGGTCTCAGGAACGAGGTTTACAATATTCTCTTTAACGAGGAAAATAGCCTGAGTAGCGTGGTCATGGTATCGCATAACTTGAAGGAGATAGTGGAGCTTTCTGACATAGTTTACGTGATGAACGGGAGACCGGCGGAGATAGTCGGAGAGATCTACATTGACATTCCGAGACCTAGGAAAATGGATGATCCTAAGTTTGAGGAATACATGGACAAACTGTTCTCAATGCTTACTCCGATACCGGTGAAGGGTGAGAGGAAATGA
- a CDS encoding ABC transporter permease subunit yields the protein MNPVVLATLGTMATTGRVLGLILFSIVSGWLLAYASVKSKPFENIYIPLIEVLESVPVFSFFPIVLLFFVTDIGGPLGVELAADFLVFTAVVWNIWMGAYQAFKTVPNEMLEVAENYKMGLLARLKNVYIPFSIPRIATNLLPSFSDGMFYITVSEVFSVGVHIYQTFGIGAVITDFMNEGNYNLVGLSLLVLGIFTTGIVLLLREYSNYAVAKYGLDSNLPVSRRGRIHFGNSARLINTLSSAKRLSIYTNKIPYRSVKEKEDEYYMEEKGRKWLNYVGAMIGLVLLLAIVYGAFSVITSVSGSTWSYLLSQVPSILVGLGYDYLRVTFITVLAFLLSITLGYYLAIHNTLDRIFIPLIQAFSAFPAPAYFPFLFGFLYGYTNVFGPFKDEFFIILLGFISTFYYVFFSFWMGVKALPSEYWEVMQNYNMGYWTKMRKIILPGTMPYLVAGISSTVNSAWGGLAIGEYWPQIYNNYNLIATHGVMAIIDNATATGNLALGSWASFIFAVVVVIYALLFTRNLMEIARKKYIAEEGIYAA from the coding sequence ATGAACCCCGTGGTTCTAGCAACTCTAGGTACCATGGCAACCACGGGTAGAGTCTTAGGTCTGATCCTGTTTTCGATAGTGAGCGGTTGGCTTTTAGCTTACGCCAGCGTGAAAAGTAAACCCTTTGAGAACATCTACATACCTCTTATAGAGGTGTTAGAGTCCGTCCCAGTGTTTTCCTTCTTTCCTATAGTTCTCCTATTCTTCGTAACAGACATAGGAGGGCCGTTAGGCGTGGAATTAGCTGCTGACTTCCTCGTTTTCACCGCTGTAGTGTGGAACATATGGATGGGCGCTTATCAGGCATTCAAGACTGTACCGAATGAGATGCTTGAGGTGGCTGAGAACTATAAGATGGGTTTACTGGCTAGGTTGAAGAACGTTTATATACCTTTCTCCATTCCCAGGATAGCGACTAACCTGCTCCCCAGCTTCTCAGACGGTATGTTCTACATCACGGTGAGTGAGGTCTTCTCTGTGGGAGTTCACATCTATCAAACTTTCGGGATAGGAGCAGTCATCACGGACTTCATGAATGAGGGGAACTATAACTTGGTCGGGCTATCTCTCCTGGTACTGGGCATATTTACGACGGGGATAGTCCTGTTACTGAGGGAGTACTCAAATTACGCAGTGGCGAAGTACGGACTGGACAGCAACCTGCCTGTCTCTAGGAGAGGGAGAATACATTTCGGAAACTCTGCAAGGCTCATAAACACTCTTTCTAGCGCAAAGAGGTTATCAATATATACTAACAAGATACCATACCGTTCTGTCAAGGAAAAAGAGGACGAGTATTACATGGAAGAGAAGGGAAGGAAGTGGTTGAATTACGTCGGAGCTATGATAGGGCTTGTCCTCCTATTAGCCATAGTGTACGGGGCGTTCTCCGTGATCACTTCGGTTAGCGGTAGTACATGGTCGTATCTCTTATCTCAAGTCCCGTCAATTTTGGTAGGACTCGGATACGACTATTTGAGGGTAACCTTCATCACCGTGTTAGCGTTCCTACTCTCCATAACTTTAGGATACTACTTAGCTATTCACAATACTCTAGACAGGATATTCATACCTCTGATTCAAGCTTTCAGCGCTTTCCCTGCTCCTGCTTATTTCCCATTCCTGTTCGGCTTCCTTTACGGTTACACCAACGTGTTTGGTCCTTTCAAAGACGAGTTCTTCATAATACTCTTGGGTTTCATAAGCACGTTCTACTACGTGTTCTTCAGTTTCTGGATGGGAGTTAAGGCTTTACCCTCTGAGTACTGGGAGGTAATGCAGAATTACAACATGGGCTATTGGACCAAAATGAGGAAGATCATATTACCCGGTACTATGCCTTACCTTGTGGCAGGTATATCGTCTACAGTGAACAGCGCTTGGGGAGGACTTGCTATAGGGGAATACTGGCCTCAAATATACAACAATTACAACTTAATTGCCACGCACGGAGTTATGGCTATAATCGATAACGCTACCGCTACGGGGAATCTAGCGTTAGGATCATGGGCATCATTTATATTTGCAGTAGTGGTAGTGATATATGCTCTTCTCTTCACACGCAACCTCATGGAGATCGCTAGAAAGAAGTATATAGCTGAAGAAGGCATATATGCAGCCTAA
- a CDS encoding DsrE family protein, with protein sequence MAKVLFLIYSKEMLESAITIALNSFKNKRYEDVKVIFLGNSVRNLISLDEESSVNLEELSKVGVVDSACFYSADKAGVKDDILDKGITLAPVGERIAKYVNSGYVVITF encoded by the coding sequence ATGGCTAAGGTATTATTTCTTATATATTCTAAGGAGATGTTGGAAAGCGCTATTACAATAGCGCTGAACTCTTTCAAGAACAAGAGGTATGAAGATGTGAAAGTTATCTTTTTAGGGAATTCAGTAAGGAACTTGATATCCCTTGACGAGGAGTCATCAGTAAACTTGGAGGAACTGTCTAAAGTGGGAGTAGTCGATTCAGCCTGTTTTTACTCTGCTGATAAGGCAGGGGTAAAGGATGACATATTGGATAAGGGGATCACTTTAGCTCCAGTAGGAGAGAGGATAGCGAAATATGTGAACTCTGGATATGTCGTGATAACTTTCTAG
- a CDS encoding tetratricopeptide repeat protein, translating to MKQDDVKEGEAESMIGKALELIHQGKTKEGIEILIQIYKARKDEDALSLIMQYSPEMVRNAVGDDEAVSIALYFADNKRYNLCMKILEEMDNDLGTEARVNCFLKANEINLAWNEVQKFRDPSMRKVGEGIINSWLGRREEAQKLFQEALSLDGRNQEALLNLAMLAIEKGDYFESVKYVERLDVLPDEIATELCEKLSDGNSLLRVAEKWAKNEPNRVEVSLCLSKAYDLQGNSENAIEILEGIKDWRASLFKGILLEKQGKLQESLDSLMAADSQCKHSQSEIIFEIALVSFKLGAKHALDKANEALEMARNSKNGVIQALACGLIYVMTGELRCSKGLLCANKDVVKRKLPSLDLEC from the coding sequence ATGAAACAAGATGACGTGAAAGAAGGCGAGGCAGAGTCTATGATAGGTAAAGCCTTGGAACTCATTCACCAGGGTAAGACTAAGGAAGGTATAGAGATACTGATCCAAATATATAAGGCTAGAAAAGACGAGGACGCTCTTAGCCTCATCATGCAGTATTCTCCTGAGATGGTAAGAAATGCCGTTGGAGACGACGAGGCCGTATCAATTGCGCTTTATTTCGCTGACAACAAAAGGTACAATCTCTGTATGAAGATATTAGAGGAAATGGACAACGATCTGGGAACTGAGGCCAGGGTGAATTGCTTCCTTAAGGCGAACGAGATCAACTTAGCATGGAACGAAGTTCAGAAGTTCAGAGACCCTTCCATGAGGAAGGTAGGAGAAGGAATAATAAATTCCTGGTTAGGGAGAAGAGAAGAGGCCCAGAAGCTGTTCCAGGAGGCCCTCTCACTTGACGGAAGGAACCAGGAGGCGTTACTTAACTTGGCTATGCTTGCCATAGAGAAGGGGGACTACTTTGAATCAGTGAAGTACGTGGAGAGACTGGATGTCTTACCAGACGAGATAGCAACAGAGCTCTGTGAAAAGTTGAGCGACGGTAATTCTCTTCTTCGCGTTGCCGAGAAGTGGGCTAAAAATGAGCCAAATAGGGTCGAAGTTTCCCTGTGCTTGTCTAAGGCTTACGATTTACAAGGGAATTCCGAGAATGCAATAGAAATCCTTGAAGGAATAAAAGACTGGAGAGCTTCACTTTTCAAAGGGATTCTATTAGAGAAGCAAGGAAAACTGCAGGAATCATTGGACTCGCTCATGGCCGCAGATTCTCAATGCAAACATTCTCAGTCTGAGATAATTTTTGAGATCGCATTAGTTTCGTTCAAGCTAGGGGCCAAACACGCATTAGATAAGGCAAACGAGGCCCTTGAAATGGCAAGGAATTCTAAGAACGGAGTAATACAGGCCCTTGCGTGTGGACTAATTTACGTGATGACGGGAGAGTTGAGGTGCAGTAAAGGACTACTCTGCGCCAATAAGGACGTTGTAAAAAGGAAACTACCATCTTTGGATCTGGAATGTTAA
- a CDS encoding dihydrolipoyl dehydrogenase, giving the protein MTDYDVIVLGAGGAGYTAAFETSRAGMKVLMLDPKFVLGGNCLYEGCIPSKTYWLGASLARREEKLPFVQTKVSFEKLVDWKDSVQEQRFVQHSQEVKEHENVTFMGEAGTLLDQNHVKVKDRVFSTKYVVVATGAEPLVPDGFQDGITTHDLLMPKTKVRSLPESLAIVGGGYIGLEMSSIFSKLGSKVTLYASHLLNVSVEVQDLLEKRLKENGVEIVKERAKQVKKADGVKYVITEKGERKYEEVLVATGRRPNVKGINLPLGKRGEIEVTHGMRSKVDNIFAPGDINGKFMLFHVAVLEGWVASQNIIEGGREVVEMDYHAVPFAVYSDPQVAWSGMWKEDAVKAGYEVEVRRFDLSKDARAQIEGDAEGWIDVVVEKGSQRILGAQVVGKDADLLIGELSLAIGLRMTTYEMGRFSQPHPTQLENITSLMRKAMSR; this is encoded by the coding sequence ATGACAGACTATGATGTGATAGTCCTAGGAGCAGGCGGTGCGGGTTATACTGCGGCATTTGAAACCTCTAGAGCAGGGATGAAAGTGCTGATGTTAGACCCAAAATTCGTTCTGGGTGGAAACTGCCTATATGAGGGTTGCATACCATCTAAAACGTACTGGCTGGGAGCATCTCTCGCGAGGAGAGAGGAGAAGTTACCTTTCGTTCAGACAAAGGTCTCATTTGAGAAACTGGTAGACTGGAAAGACAGCGTTCAAGAACAGAGGTTCGTCCAGCACTCTCAAGAAGTCAAAGAACACGAAAACGTCACGTTCATGGGAGAGGCAGGAACTCTCCTTGATCAAAACCACGTTAAAGTGAAAGATAGGGTATTCAGCACTAAATACGTGGTCGTGGCTACAGGAGCGGAACCTTTAGTGCCTGATGGGTTCCAAGACGGAATCACCACGCATGATTTGTTGATGCCAAAAACTAAGGTGAGGAGCTTACCGGAAAGCTTGGCTATAGTTGGTGGAGGTTACATTGGACTGGAGATGTCATCTATCTTCTCGAAGCTCGGATCCAAGGTAACACTTTACGCCTCTCATCTGCTCAACGTATCTGTGGAGGTTCAAGACTTATTGGAGAAGAGACTGAAGGAGAACGGAGTTGAGATAGTGAAGGAAAGGGCGAAGCAGGTTAAGAAGGCTGACGGGGTGAAGTACGTCATCACAGAGAAGGGAGAGAGGAAGTACGAGGAAGTTTTGGTGGCGACCGGGAGAAGACCTAATGTGAAGGGGATAAACTTACCCTTGGGTAAGAGAGGAGAAATAGAGGTAACCCACGGGATGAGGTCCAAGGTAGATAACATATTCGCTCCAGGAGACATTAACGGTAAGTTCATGTTGTTCCACGTGGCTGTACTAGAGGGATGGGTGGCATCGCAGAACATAATTGAGGGAGGCAGGGAAGTAGTAGAGATGGACTACCACGCTGTTCCTTTTGCAGTGTACAGTGACCCGCAAGTGGCGTGGTCTGGGATGTGGAAAGAGGACGCGGTGAAGGCGGGTTATGAAGTTGAGGTCAGGAGGTTCGATCTGAGCAAGGACGCAAGGGCACAAATAGAAGGCGATGCTGAAGGATGGATAGACGTGGTTGTGGAAAAAGGAAGCCAGAGGATCCTCGGGGCACAAGTTGTCGGAAAGGACGCAGACCTCCTCATAGGGGAATTGTCTCTCGCTATAGGCCTGAGGATGACTACATACGAGATGGGAAGATTCAGTCAACCACATCCAACTCAGCTGGAGAACATTACTTCGCTTATGAGGAAGGCTATGTCTAGATGA